A genome region from Planctomycetota bacterium includes the following:
- the rpoD gene encoding RNA polymerase sigma factor RpoD, whose translation MKDLKATLRRLVETGKQRKWISYEELNTCLPDEFVNADRIDELFVLLSENGIDMMDEVEVQRNKLTPIDAPLQTNLKFHRDNPKHRKEKAISVPAAIQGPPPAPILGAGTQPKLPKQVKDVVEVPSTKAGPDPAELDDEILDDAEAQAILEQALAEQGSKRIDDPIRMYLTQMGTIPLLTREQEIRLAKKIETTRMIFRRKTLESDYVARLATETLKQVRDGKLPFDRTMRISTAEEDAKGKIAARIPVNVETIAKLIVLNERQWNQLEDSSISAERKSAIRSELRLRRRKVTTLLEECCLRTGRIQPLMRRLQSIHRKMRELIRQLQKAEKFPERFDPEDQIVMREELSGLRSIVFEEPEELEARMKAIERVFGEYEQAKRDLSGGNLRLVVSIAKKYRNRGLPFLDIIQEGNTGLMRAVDKYEYQRGYKFSTYATWWIRQAITRAIADHARTIRVPVHMIETMSKLRNIQKHLLQELGREPTGEEIAAKAKMPAEEVRRVMKISRHPISLDRPVGESEDSHFGDFIEDERQSSPSEAASNELLRQRINDVLKTLTYREREILKLRYGIGDGYTYTLEEVGRIFKVTRERVRQVESKALKKLQHPVRSQRLSSFLVSQDDGDDAGDGEVLDTGEDVPDDSED comes from the coding sequence ATCAAAGATCTGAAAGCCACCCTTCGCCGCCTGGTCGAGACCGGAAAGCAGCGGAAGTGGATTAGCTACGAGGAACTCAACACCTGCCTGCCGGATGAGTTCGTCAACGCCGACCGGATCGACGAGCTCTTTGTTCTGCTCAGCGAGAATGGCATCGACATGATGGACGAGGTCGAGGTGCAGCGCAACAAGCTGACGCCGATCGACGCGCCGCTGCAGACCAACCTGAAGTTCCACCGCGACAATCCCAAGCACCGCAAGGAGAAGGCGATCTCGGTTCCGGCCGCCATCCAGGGACCGCCGCCGGCGCCGATCCTCGGCGCGGGCACGCAGCCCAAGCTTCCCAAGCAGGTCAAGGATGTCGTGGAGGTTCCCTCCACCAAGGCGGGACCCGATCCGGCGGAGCTGGACGATGAGATCCTCGACGACGCGGAGGCACAGGCGATCCTGGAGCAGGCCCTCGCCGAGCAGGGCAGCAAGCGCATCGACGATCCCATCCGCATGTACCTCACGCAGATGGGAACCATCCCGCTGCTGACCCGCGAGCAGGAGATCCGGCTGGCCAAGAAGATCGAGACCACCCGCATGATCTTCCGCCGCAAGACGCTCGAGAGCGACTACGTGGCCCGCCTGGCGACCGAGACGCTCAAGCAGGTGCGCGACGGCAAGCTGCCCTTCGACCGGACCATGCGCATCTCCACCGCCGAGGAGGACGCCAAGGGCAAGATCGCGGCGCGGATTCCGGTCAACGTGGAGACCATCGCCAAGCTGATCGTGCTCAACGAGCGGCAGTGGAACCAACTCGAGGACTCGTCGATCTCCGCGGAGCGCAAGAGCGCCATTCGGAGCGAGCTGCGCCTGCGCCGCCGCAAGGTGACCACGCTGCTGGAGGAGTGCTGCCTGCGCACCGGCCGCATCCAGCCGCTGATGCGCCGCCTGCAGTCCATCCACCGCAAGATGCGCGAGCTGATCCGTCAGCTGCAGAAGGCCGAGAAATTCCCGGAGCGATTCGACCCCGAGGACCAGATCGTGATGCGCGAAGAGCTCTCCGGCCTGCGCTCCATCGTGTTCGAGGAGCCCGAGGAGCTCGAGGCTCGCATGAAGGCGATCGAGCGCGTCTTCGGCGAGTACGAGCAGGCCAAGCGCGACCTCTCCGGCGGCAACCTCCGCCTGGTGGTCAGCATCGCCAAGAAGTATCGCAACCGCGGACTCCCCTTCCTGGACATCATCCAGGAGGGCAACACCGGCCTGATGCGCGCCGTGGACAAGTACGAATACCAGCGCGGCTACAAGTTCAGCACCTACGCGACCTGGTGGATCCGCCAGGCGATCACCCGCGCCATCGCGGACCACGCGCGGACGATCCGCGTTCCGGTGCACATGATCGAGACCATGAGCAAGCTGCGCAACATCCAGAAGCACCTGCTGCAGGAGCTGGGGCGCGAGCCCACCGGCGAGGAGATCGCGGCCAAGGCCAAGATGCCCGCGGAGGAAGTGCGCCGCGTGATGAAGATCAGCCGCCATCCGATCTCGCTCGACCGCCCCGTGGGCGAGAGCGAGGACAGCCACTTCGGCGACTTCATCGAGGACGAGCGGCAGTCGAGCCCGTCCGAGGCGGCCAGCAACGAGCTGCTGCGCCAGCGCATCAACGACGTGCTCAAGACCCTCACCTACCGAGAGCGAGAAATTCTGAAGCTGCGCTACGGCATCGGCGACGGATACACCTACACCCTCGAGGAAGTGGGACGCATCTTCAAGGTCACCCGCGAGCGCGTGCGCCAAGTCGAGAGCAAGGCCCTGAAGAAGCTGCAGCATCCGGTGCGGAGCCAGCGGCTCTCCAGCTTCCTGGTTTCTCAGGATGACGGGGACGACGCCGGCGACGGCGAAGTGCTCGACACCGGCGAGGATGTGCCCGACGACTCCGAGGATTGA